A portion of the Blautia hansenii DSM 20583 genome contains these proteins:
- a CDS encoding dUTP diphosphatase: MNNAEYIVNRRIAKFEKVTYEQFFKDMMDTFTLPDNIKEKYVKDMYDNIKLPKRATAGSAGYDFFSPVDFVGLKPGETIKIPTGIRCEMNNDWVLQIFPRSGLGFKYQVNLCNGTGIVDADYAYSDNEGHIFVKLVNRGDKTVKIKRGEGFAQGIFLPYGLTVDDDCTGVRNGGFGSTDKKE; encoded by the coding sequence ATGAATAATGCTGAGTATATAGTAAACAGAAGAATAGCAAAATTTGAGAAAGTAACTTATGAACAGTTTTTTAAGGATATGATGGATACGTTTACATTACCAGATAATATTAAAGAGAAATATGTAAAAGACATGTACGATAATATCAAACTTCCTAAGAGAGCAACAGCAGGAAGTGCCGGATACGATTTTTTCAGTCCGGTAGACTTTGTTGGATTAAAACCCGGAGAAACAATCAAAATTCCTACAGGAATTAGATGTGAAATGAATAATGATTGGGTATTGCAGATTTTTCCTAGAAGTGGATTAGGATTTAAGTATCAGGTAAATCTTTGTAATGGAACAGGGATAGTGGACGCAGATTACGCTTACAGTGACAACGAAGGACATATTTTTGTGAAGTTGGTCAATAGAGGTGACAAAACAGTAAAAATCAAACGAGGAGAAGGTTTTGCACAAGGCATTTTCTTGCCTTATGGATTGACAGTTGATGATGATTGTACAGGAGTGCGTAACGGAGGGTTTGGAAGTACCGACAAGAAGGAGTAA
- a CDS encoding DNA-methyltransferase, producing the protein MNNISDESIDMILCDLPYGTTKCKWDSIISLEELWKQYCRIIKENGAIVLFAQTPFDKVLGASNLKMLRYEWIWEKTQATGHLNAKKMPMKAHENLLVFYKKLPTYNPQMTEGHEPIHSYTKYITTQNNTEIYGKMNKEISGGGETIRYPRSVLTFPSDKQTCYLHPTQKPLALCEYMVKTYTNEGDLVLDNCMGSGTTGLSCKNLNRRFIGIEKEEKYFEIAKDRINNN; encoded by the coding sequence ATGAATAATATTTCTGATGAAAGTATTGACATGATTTTGTGTGATTTACCTTATGGGACAACAAAATGTAAATGGGACTCAATAATATCTCTTGAAGAACTATGGAAACAATATTGTCGTATTATTAAGGAAAATGGTGCGATTGTATTATTTGCTCAAACACCGTTTGATAAAGTACTAGGAGCTTCAAATTTAAAAATGCTGAGATACGAATGGATATGGGAAAAAACACAAGCCACTGGACATTTAAATGCTAAAAAGATGCCTATGAAAGCCCATGAGAATTTATTAGTGTTTTATAAAAAATTACCAACATATAATCCTCAAATGACAGAGGGTCATGAGCCAATACATTCATATACAAAATATATAACAACACAAAATAATACAGAAATTTATGGAAAGATGAATAAAGAGATTAGCGGCGGTGGAGAAACCATACGCTATCCTCGAAGTGTATTAACATTTCCTAGCGATAAGCAAACTTGTTATTTACATCCTACACAAAAACCACTAGCATTATGTGAATATATGGTTAAAACGTATACAAATGAGGGTGATTTGGTTTTAGATAATTGTATGGGGTCAGGTACAACAGGTTTATCATGTAAGAATTTAAATAGACGTTTTATTGGAATTGAAAAAGAAGAAAAATATTTTGAAATAGCGAAAGATAGAATAAACAATAATTAA
- a CDS encoding DUF6275 family protein yields the protein MIITGMKHFESVCQKKLVEWYNKNRSETPIDLGDVFIVWSCKTLQNYKCLVSTAVSGDGIYAEYTFNGDKQELYEDVYKKLTNTCHKDE from the coding sequence ATGATTATTACAGGAATGAAACATTTTGAAAGTGTATGTCAGAAGAAATTAGTTGAATGGTATAACAAAAACAGATCGGAAACACCGATTGATTTAGGAGATGTATTTATTGTGTGGAGCTGTAAGACATTGCAAAACTATAAATGTTTGGTATCTACTGCTGTGTCAGGAGATGGTATTTATGCAGAATACACATTTAATGGAGACAAGCAGGAACTCTATGAGGATGTTTATAAAAAACTCACTAACACATGCCATAAAGACGAGTAA
- a CDS encoding HPr family phosphocarrier protein, whose protein sequence is MNNIFKIKLNSVNNAALFVKKCGEFEEDIDYIHGRYVIDAKSIMGIMSTDLGESAKVEIHTDNIETITKFKEEISLWMEDK, encoded by the coding sequence ATGAATAACATATTTAAAATTAAATTAAATAGCGTAAATAATGCTGCTCTATTCGTTAAAAAATGCGGTGAATTTGAAGAAGATATAGATTACATACATGGAAGATATGTTATTGATGCAAAATCTATCATGGGTATTATGTCTACAGATTTAGGTGAGAGTGCAAAAGTTGAAATACACACAGATAATATAGAAACCATTACTAAGTTCAAAGAAGAAATTTCATTATGGATGGAGGATAAGTAG
- a CDS encoding HPr family phosphocarrier protein, which yields METKIQLNYISDMNAFVNACSTVFEEEIYVKQGRQVINAKSLLGMYSLDWSKPVTVEIVTDNENVKDNFYKYVKEWEVQEND from the coding sequence ATGGAAACTAAAATTCAATTAAATTATATTAGTGACATGAATGCTTTTGTTAATGCTTGTTCAACAGTGTTTGAGGAAGAAATTTATGTTAAGCAGGGAAGACAAGTTATCAATGCTAAAAGTCTTTTGGGAATGTACAGCTTAGATTGGTCAAAGCCTGTAACAGTAGAAATTGTAACTGATAATGAAAATGTAAAAGATAACTTTTATAAATATGTAAAAGAGTGGGAGGTTCAAGAAAATGATTAA
- a CDS encoding DNA-methyltransferase yields the protein MKKDIELYQADCFDVMNDLIKQDVKVDAIICDPPYLIKQADWDKEFNMPLAINLCYDLLKDNGNLILFQGWSNVLQTKELLDEKFEIQNWIVWDRIKGRGAKKNFVSTREDILWYCKGDKPTFNKIYSNIPKKTGGMGKKNGQECRALTNVWYDISPIVPWSKERNGHPTQKPLQLMERCVTIWTNEGDTVLDFTMGSGTTGEACKNLNRKFIGIEKEEEYFNIAKDRLKEGDVNVGQ from the coding sequence ATGAAAAAAGATATTGAATTATATCAAGCTGACTGTTTTGATGTCATGAATGACTTAATTAAACAGGATGTAAAAGTAGATGCAATTATCTGTGATCCGCCTTATCTAATAAAACAGGCAGATTGGGATAAAGAATTTAATATGCCATTAGCAATTAACTTATGTTATGACCTACTAAAAGATAATGGTAATTTAATTCTATTTCAAGGATGGTCTAATGTATTGCAAACCAAAGAACTGTTGGATGAAAAATTTGAAATTCAGAACTGGATTGTGTGGGATAGAATTAAGGGACGTGGAGCCAAGAAGAATTTTGTATCTACGAGAGAAGACATCCTTTGGTATTGCAAAGGTGATAAACCTACATTTAATAAAATTTATTCCAATATTCCTAAGAAAACTGGAGGAATGGGAAAGAAAAATGGACAAGAATGCAGAGCATTAACAAATGTCTGGTATGATATTTCTCCAATTGTACCTTGGAGCAAGGAAAGAAATGGACATCCGACCCAAAAGCCATTGCAGCTTATGGAACGCTGCGTAACAATTTGGACAAATGAAGGAGATACTGTTTTAGACTTTACGATGGGGTCAGGAACGACTGGTGAAGCTTGTAAAAATCTCAATCGAAAATTCATCGGAATTGAGAAAGAAGAAGAATATTTTAATATTGCTAAAGACCGATTGAAAGAAGGTGATGTAAATGTCGGACAATAA
- a CDS encoding class I SAM-dependent methyltransferase, giving the protein MSNNNISNYSSYISGMNKSYLDKLFFLDKIENVDAILDFGCAQGDMLRHIHDISPEIDLYGYDNSSEMIAKANDCHSDIAIFDEDFNVICKKIDTDTALLNLSSVIHEVYSYSKPNEIKEFWKRVFDSGFQYISIRDLCLSKTADRETDMNDYVKAVIKSTPTALKEFESIWGKVRNNKQLIHYLMKYRYIDNWQREVRENYFPITTEELLSKIPIDKYEIIYFEDYVLPYTYQKVKEDFNIEIKDNTHVKILLRKR; this is encoded by the coding sequence ATGAGTAATAATAACATTTCTAATTATTCTTCTTACATTTCTGGAATGAACAAATCTTATTTAGATAAATTATTTTTCCTTGATAAAATTGAAAATGTTGATGCAATCTTAGATTTTGGTTGTGCTCAGGGAGATATGTTGAGACATATTCATGACATATCTCCTGAGATTGACCTATATGGCTACGACAACAGCTCTGAAATGATAGCAAAAGCAAATGATTGTCATTCAGATATTGCCATATTCGATGAAGATTTTAATGTTATATGTAAAAAAATTGATACAGACACAGCGTTACTAAATCTTTCCAGTGTTATCCACGAAGTTTATTCTTATAGCAAACCAAATGAAATAAAAGAATTTTGGAAAAGAGTATTTGATTCTGGATTTCAATACATTTCTATAAGAGATTTATGCTTGAGTAAAACTGCTGATAGAGAAACAGATATGAATGATTATGTGAAAGCAGTTATTAAAAGTACACCTACGGCTTTGAAAGAGTTTGAAAGTATCTGGGGAAAAGTCAGAAACAATAAACAGTTAATTCATTATCTCATGAAATACCGCTACATAGACAATTGGCAGAGAGAAGTGCGAGAAAACTACTTTCCCATAACCACTGAAGAGTTGTTGAGTAAAATTCCTATAGATAAATACGAAATCATCTACTTTGAAGATTATGTGCTGCCTTATACATATCAAAAAGTTAAAGAAGATTTTAATATTGAGATTAAAGATAATACACATGTAAAAATTTTACTAAGAAAGAGGTAA
- a CDS encoding adenosylcobalamin-dependent ribonucleoside-diphosphate reductase produces the protein MTVEQWLGKDNTLGIDIWNKKYRYNNESFDEWLDRVSGGDSDLRQLILEKKFLFGGRILSNRGLDKLGEKVTLSNCYVVEPPEDNIESIFDCAKKLARTYSYGGGCGVDISKLAPKGARVTNTAKETSGSVSFMDLYSLVTGLIGQNGRRGALMISIACDHPDLEEFIEIKSDLDKVTKANISIRITDKFMLAVKMRKPFVLSFTREETGETIRKEIDAYSVFHKLCEMNWDYAEPGMLFWDRIENWNLLSADKEFSYAGTNPCAEEPLPAGGSCLLGSINLSEFVTENKTFNFTDFKKTVDIAVRALNIVLDEGLPLHPLKEQRESVRDWRQIGLGIFGLADLLIKIGIKYGSPESIDLCDMIGHAMAYQAIMTSNSIAIEVGSYPKYKPDAVKQSPFFTEHIDELYRENISEIGLCNSQLLTIAPTGSLSSMLGVSGGIEPVYANYYTRKTESLHGHDEYYKVYTPIVKKYIDEYGLKDDSELPDFFVTAQTLNYKERIDMQSIWQRHIDASISSTVNVPNNFTVKDTEDLYLYAWEKGLKGVTIFRDGCKRTGILTTDNKKKETKENNSDSNVPITLQRGMIIKADDNCIGKKRTLQTGCGTLHCEAFFDPDTGDLLETYLSKGSKGGCLNSLTGLSRLISLSARAGVDIYSIVDQLKSSGTCPSYAVRTATKHDTSIGSSCPVAVGNALLNMYKELQGELFEDVDEKPIKNKETIKRGKRLGIKPVDKSQIVPCPECGSPLVFEGGCNSCKNCGFSKCD, from the coding sequence ATGACAGTAGAACAATGGTTAGGAAAAGATAATACACTAGGTATTGATATATGGAATAAAAAATATCGTTATAACAATGAAAGCTTCGATGAATGGCTTGATAGAGTTAGTGGTGGAGATAGTGATTTAAGACAGTTGATTCTTGAGAAGAAGTTTTTGTTTGGTGGAAGGATTTTATCTAATAGAGGGTTAGACAAATTAGGTGAAAAAGTCACACTTTCAAATTGCTATGTGGTTGAACCACCTGAAGATAATATTGAATCAATCTTTGACTGTGCAAAAAAATTAGCACGTACCTATAGTTATGGTGGAGGCTGCGGTGTGGATATTTCAAAACTTGCACCGAAAGGAGCAAGAGTAACAAATACTGCAAAAGAAACCAGTGGTTCAGTTAGTTTTATGGATTTATATAGTTTGGTTACTGGTTTAATCGGTCAGAATGGGAGAAGGGGAGCATTGATGATTTCAATTGCTTGCGACCATCCTGATTTAGAAGAATTTATTGAAATTAAGTCTGATTTAGATAAAGTGACAAAAGCAAATATCTCAATACGAATTACCGATAAGTTTATGTTGGCAGTAAAAATGAGAAAACCTTTTGTATTAAGTTTTACCAGAGAAGAAACTGGTGAAACAATTAGGAAAGAAATTGACGCATATTCAGTATTTCATAAACTATGTGAGATGAACTGGGATTATGCAGAACCTGGAATGCTTTTCTGGGATAGAATTGAAAATTGGAATTTACTTAGTGCAGATAAAGAATTTTCTTATGCGGGCACGAATCCATGCGCTGAAGAACCCTTACCAGCCGGAGGTTCGTGTTTGCTTGGAAGTATTAATTTATCCGAATTCGTAACAGAAAATAAAACTTTTAATTTTACAGATTTCAAAAAGACAGTTGATATTGCTGTCCGAGCATTAAATATTGTTTTAGATGAAGGATTACCATTGCATCCATTGAAAGAACAAAGAGAGTCAGTTAGAGATTGGAGACAGATAGGTTTAGGGATTTTTGGACTAGCAGACTTATTAATTAAAATAGGAATTAAATACGGCTCACCTGAGTCAATTGATTTATGCGATATGATTGGTCATGCAATGGCATATCAAGCTATTATGACTTCAAATTCAATCGCAATTGAAGTTGGTTCTTACCCAAAGTATAAACCAGATGCAGTAAAACAGTCCCCATTTTTCACCGAACACATTGACGAATTATATCGTGAAAATATTTCTGAAATAGGACTTTGTAATTCCCAACTTTTAACCATTGCTCCTACAGGAAGCTTGTCAAGTATGTTAGGTGTATCAGGAGGAATTGAGCCTGTTTATGCAAATTACTATACAAGAAAAACAGAGTCTCTGCATGGGCATGATGAATATTACAAAGTATATACGCCTATTGTTAAAAAATATATTGATGAATATGGATTAAAAGATGATTCTGAATTACCAGATTTCTTTGTAACAGCGCAAACGCTTAATTATAAAGAAAGAATAGATATGCAGTCTATCTGGCAGAGACATATTGATGCATCTATTAGTTCTACAGTAAATGTACCAAATAATTTTACTGTTAAAGATACTGAAGACTTATACCTTTATGCGTGGGAAAAGGGATTGAAAGGTGTCACTATTTTTAGAGATGGATGTAAACGTACAGGTATTTTAACGACAGATAATAAGAAAAAAGAAACAAAAGAAAATAACTCAGACAGCAATGTGCCTATTACATTGCAACGTGGAATGATTATTAAAGCAGATGATAATTGCATTGGAAAGAAACGCACATTACAAACAGGATGTGGAACATTGCATTGTGAAGCGTTTTTTGATCCAGATACAGGCGATTTACTTGAAACATATTTAAGCAAAGGCTCGAAAGGTGGATGCCTAAATAGCCTTACAGGTCTTTCCAGATTGATTTCACTTTCTGCAAGAGCAGGAGTAGATATTTACTCCATTGTAGACCAGTTAAAGTCTTCAGGTACTTGTCCTTCTTATGCAGTAAGAACAGCTACAAAGCATGACACTAGCATTGGAAGCAGTTGTCCTGTTGCAGTTGGAAATGCGCTCCTTAATATGTATAAAGAGTTACAAGGAGAGTTATTTGAAGATGTAGATGAAAAACCGATTAAAAACAAAGAGACTATTAAGCGTGGAAAAAGATTGGGAATTAAACCTGTTGACAAGAGTCAGATAGTTCCTTGCCCTGAATGTGGCTCTCCATTAGTGTTTGAAGGGGGATGCAATTCCTGTAAAAATTGTGGATTTAGCAAATGCGATTAA
- a CDS encoding PHP domain-containing protein — MLHLHVHSDYSNIRLIDSINKVSKLIQKAVNLNNSGIAITDHESVSGHVQALQIVEKGKSEGSIPEDFKLILGNEIYLVNSLEEVRDNYKSGITKFWHFILLAKDEIGHKQLRILSSLAWDNSFKTGKMERTPTLKSDLEKIVKENPGHLIASTACLGGECSHWILNKDVEKFNEFVQYCYDLFGEDFYFELQPNNSEEQVLVNKTLISISEQLDIPFIVTCDAHYVNKEDRVFHEAYLNSHEEEREVGDFYATTYMMNVTEIHEYLDWQIGEENVNKAIRNTEVIADKVSNYTLAHSTIVPEANIPEYQEEHYFKDFYDTHEYIRKFAYSDNKYDRYLLHLISQGFKTKGYYVGIKDEELKILIDRIEIELSEMWKVTEKIKNSISSYYISTLELIEIMWNEGDSLVGVARGSVTGMYTMYLIGLIQMNPIQWGLPHWRHISHERPELADIDLDSQRNRRKQIVNAIKKRKGERRVLNSCTFKTEGSKSAVITAARGLGVDNDIAQHIANLIPITRGFTWSIHDCLYGNEEEERKPVIEFANEIKKIPNLLETALNIEGLISGRSIHASAVYLFNDDFIEHNARMKAPNGTYITQFNMHDSDWCGGLKQDMLTISSLDIVRHCMELLIEAGHMQWQGTLRDTYNKYLHPDVLDYETKEMWDWIAENKVMDLFQWM; from the coding sequence ATGTTACATTTGCATGTACATAGTGATTATTCAAATATTCGTCTGATTGACTCTATTAATAAGGTATCTAAATTGATACAAAAAGCAGTAAATCTGAATAACTCTGGTATAGCAATAACAGACCATGAAAGTGTTTCTGGTCATGTTCAAGCTTTGCAGATTGTAGAAAAAGGAAAATCTGAAGGTTCTATACCAGAAGATTTTAAGCTGATATTGGGAAATGAAATATATTTAGTAAATTCTTTAGAAGAAGTAAGAGACAATTATAAATCAGGTATTACTAAATTTTGGCATTTCATACTATTGGCAAAAGATGAAATTGGACATAAACAATTAAGAATTTTAAGTTCTTTAGCTTGGGATAATAGTTTCAAGACAGGAAAAATGGAAAGAACTCCAACTTTAAAATCAGATTTAGAAAAAATTGTAAAAGAAAACCCCGGACATTTAATTGCAAGCACTGCATGTCTTGGTGGCGAATGTTCACATTGGATATTAAATAAAGATGTAGAAAAATTTAATGAATTTGTGCAATACTGTTATGATTTATTTGGAGAAGATTTTTATTTTGAACTTCAACCAAACAATTCTGAAGAACAAGTCTTAGTAAATAAAACTCTGATAAGCATTTCTGAACAATTGGATATCCCATTTATCGTTACCTGTGATGCACACTATGTAAATAAAGAAGATAGGGTATTTCATGAAGCATATTTAAATTCTCATGAAGAAGAAAGAGAAGTTGGTGATTTTTATGCAACCACTTACATGATGAATGTGACAGAGATACATGAGTATTTAGATTGGCAAATTGGAGAAGAGAATGTTAATAAAGCAATTAGAAATACAGAAGTTATAGCAGACAAAGTAAGTAATTATACACTTGCTCATTCAACCATTGTTCCAGAAGCAAATATACCGGAATATCAAGAAGAACACTATTTCAAAGATTTCTATGATACACATGAATATATTAGAAAATTTGCTTACAGCGACAATAAGTATGATAGATATTTACTTCATTTAATTTCTCAGGGTTTTAAAACAAAAGGATACTATGTTGGAATTAAAGACGAAGAACTTAAAATCTTGATTGATAGGATAGAAATAGAGCTTTCCGAGATGTGGAAAGTTACAGAGAAGATTAAAAACAGCATTTCTTCTTATTACATATCAACATTGGAATTGATTGAGATTATGTGGAATGAAGGAGACTCTTTAGTTGGAGTAGCCAGAGGTTCAGTAACAGGTATGTATACCATGTATTTAATTGGATTGATACAAATGAACCCTATACAATGGGGATTACCTCATTGGAGACATATATCTCATGAACGCCCAGAATTAGCGGATATAGATTTAGATTCACAAAGGAATAGAAGAAAACAAATTGTAAATGCAATTAAAAAACGTAAAGGCGAACGTAGAGTTCTCAATAGCTGTACGTTTAAAACAGAAGGAAGTAAATCCGCAGTTATTACAGCGGCTAGAGGATTAGGAGTTGATAATGACATTGCTCAACACATTGCAAATCTTATTCCTATTACAAGAGGTTTTACATGGTCTATACATGATTGCTTATATGGGAATGAGGAAGAGGAAAGAAAACCTGTTATCGAATTTGCAAATGAGATTAAAAAAATTCCTAATTTATTAGAAACTGCATTAAATATAGAAGGTCTTATAAGCGGACGAAGCATACATGCGTCAGCAGTGTATCTGTTCAATGATGATTTTATAGAACATAATGCTAGGATGAAAGCACCAAACGGTACTTATATAACGCAATTCAACATGCACGACTCAGATTGGTGTGGAGGTTTGAAACAAGATATGTTGACAATCTCATCTCTTGATATCGTTAGACATTGTATGGAGCTACTTATTGAAGCAGGGCACATGCAATGGCAAGGAACGTTAAGAGATACATATAACAAATACTTACATCCTGATGTTTTAGATTACGAAACAAAAGAAATGTGGGATTGGATAGCCGAGAATAAAGTAATGGATTTATTTCAGTGGATGTAA
- a CDS encoding AAA family ATPase, producing the protein MNDRISALIKVKKIRYYNNSNNFGIICADIVETTDEIQKDKYGQMIVKGIMPELKSNVKYTLNAKLVEDSKWGYQYEVISMYTNLCVDVSDLKGQREFLHVLFTDKQIDAMYAALENPYMALYNKEASDLVKVKGVGLKTANKWLERFHENIDKSRVFVELKEYNLTANMVEKLYEHYKSADVIIKNVKQNPYTLIDIHGIGWKKCDELALKGGMGIYSKERVTAFVKRYLYEMAEKGCTYVYANEQLMDAIVTMLGEDIPDEPILEAMKDLDKFLWWNEDRSKVAFKKNIELEEKIAQKLIQLKKAENTFNFDGWEEIISEVEKEQGWEYTDQQYECIRTALIENVFIVTGGGGTGKTSFVRGVLRVLWRKRFAQCALAGRAAARLAEVTGEEGFTIHRLLGFPLGDKEHGGFAFYEGNYLPYDIIICDEISMVDSKLFYRLIDAIKPGSKLIMLGDTGQLECIGSGNIAHDLIESQYIPSINLTKIHRQAEASAIITDSLKIRKNIQVIDKDFVGHLTKGDLQDLEYNCYSDANNTYFNLCRDFAEWINKVDSILDLQVIVPIRERQSGIHQLNAAFQELYNPRDDEEEIIVRYSPSYSANLRVGDKVMYTANTYKALLYDNQWEYDQKEYEEISNITGVFNGSIGIIEAINFERNEIVVNFQYIGKILILSKQLSSVELSYAITVHKSQGSQYPYVLVGLDFGSYSMLTKELIYTAITRASKHCKLECQTNALRYAVGQNAISSKQTYLVEAIEKVEKPVF; encoded by the coding sequence ATGAATGATAGAATATCAGCATTGATAAAAGTAAAAAAAATACGATATTACAACAATAGTAACAATTTTGGCATCATTTGTGCTGACATAGTTGAAACAACAGATGAAATACAAAAAGATAAATACGGGCAAATGATAGTGAAAGGAATTATGCCTGAATTAAAATCTAATGTAAAGTACACACTCAATGCTAAGTTGGTAGAAGACTCTAAATGGGGATATCAATATGAAGTAATTAGTATGTACACTAATCTTTGCGTAGACGTATCAGACTTAAAAGGACAAAGAGAATTTCTCCATGTTTTATTCACTGACAAGCAAATTGATGCAATGTATGCAGCTTTAGAAAATCCTTATATGGCACTTTATAATAAAGAGGCTTCTGACTTAGTAAAGGTTAAAGGTGTTGGGCTAAAAACTGCAAATAAATGGCTGGAACGTTTCCATGAAAATATTGATAAAAGTAGAGTTTTTGTAGAATTAAAAGAGTACAACCTTACAGCAAATATGGTAGAAAAGCTATATGAGCACTATAAATCTGCGGATGTGATTATTAAGAATGTAAAACAAAATCCATATACCTTAATTGACATTCATGGAATTGGTTGGAAAAAATGTGACGAGTTAGCTCTAAAAGGTGGGATGGGAATATACTCTAAAGAAAGAGTAACAGCATTTGTAAAAAGATATTTATATGAGATGGCTGAGAAAGGTTGTACTTATGTATATGCAAATGAACAGCTTATGGATGCTATTGTTACTATGCTTGGAGAAGATATTCCTGACGAACCTATTTTAGAAGCCATGAAAGATTTAGATAAATTTCTATGGTGGAATGAAGATAGGAGTAAGGTAGCATTTAAAAAGAATATTGAGCTAGAAGAGAAAATTGCTCAAAAGCTTATTCAATTAAAAAAGGCAGAGAATACATTTAACTTTGATGGTTGGGAAGAAATCATTTCAGAAGTTGAAAAAGAACAAGGCTGGGAATATACAGACCAACAATATGAATGTATAAGAACTGCTTTAATAGAAAACGTCTTCATCGTTACAGGTGGCGGTGGAACAGGAAAAACTTCTTTTGTGAGAGGTGTATTAAGAGTTCTATGGAGAAAGAGATTTGCTCAATGTGCTTTAGCTGGAAGGGCGGCTGCACGATTAGCTGAAGTCACAGGAGAAGAAGGATTTACAATTCACAGATTACTGGGATTTCCACTTGGCGATAAAGAGCATGGAGGGTTTGCTTTTTACGAAGGTAATTATCTTCCATACGACATTATAATTTGTGATGAAATTTCAATGGTTGACTCTAAGTTATTCTATAGATTGATAGATGCAATTAAGCCCGGTTCTAAGTTAATCATGCTAGGTGATACAGGTCAGTTGGAATGTATTGGTAGCGGAAATATTGCTCATGATTTAATTGAAAGTCAATATATTCCTTCTATAAACTTGACTAAAATTCATAGGCAGGCAGAAGCCTCCGCAATTATTACAGATAGTTTAAAAATAAGAAAAAACATACAGGTAATTGATAAAGACTTTGTAGGACATTTAACGAAAGGTGATTTACAAGACTTAGAATACAACTGTTACAGCGATGCAAATAACACATATTTTAATTTATGTAGAGATTTTGCAGAATGGATAAATAAAGTGGACTCTATATTAGATTTACAGGTAATTGTTCCAATTAGAGAGCGTCAGTCTGGGATACATCAATTAAATGCAGCATTTCAGGAATTATATAATCCTAGAGATGATGAAGAAGAAATCATTGTAAGATATTCTCCGAGCTATTCTGCAAATTTAAGAGTGGGAGATAAAGTAATGTATACTGCTAATACATATAAAGCCTTATTGTACGACAATCAGTGGGAATATGACCAGAAAGAGTATGAAGAGATAAGTAATATAACTGGAGTTTTTAATGGCAGTATTGGGATAATTGAGGCAATAAATTTTGAGCGAAATGAGATAGTAGTGAATTTCCAATACATAGGTAAAATTTTGATATTATCGAAGCAGCTTTCTAGTGTGGAGTTAAGTTATGCAATTACAGTACACAAGTCACAGGGCAGTCAATATCCTTATGTTTTAGTTGGGTTAGATTTTGGTTCATATTCTATGCTCACAAAAGAGCTAATATATACTGCAATTACAAGAGCTAGTAAGCATTGTAAATTAGAATGTCAAACCAATGCTTTGAGATATGCAGTGGGACAAAATGCCATAAGCAGTAAACAAACATATTTAGTTGAAGCAATAGAAAAAGTAGAAAAACCAGTATTTTAA